One Methylophilus sp. TWE2 DNA segment encodes these proteins:
- a CDS encoding formate/nitrite transporter family protein → MSYLAPSEFVSKMVDAGESKIYMSTRDTVIRAYMAGAILALAAVFAVSIAIATESHLIGSICFPVGFSMLYLMGFDLLTGVFVLTPLAWLDKRPGVTWNQILRNWGLVFLGNFAGALTVAAMMSFIFTYGYNTDGGAIATKVAGIGEARTLGYAKYGMDGWFTIFIRGMLCNWMVSMGVVGAMISTSVSGKVIAMWMPIFLFFFMGFEHSVVNMFLFPFGLIMGGNFSIADYFIWNEIPTALGNMVGGLAFTGLTLYTTHVRTKAKRTL, encoded by the coding sequence ATGTCTTATTTAGCTCCCTCAGAGTTTGTATCCAAAATGGTAGATGCCGGAGAGTCAAAGATTTACATGTCTACACGTGACACCGTGATACGTGCTTATATGGCTGGGGCCATCTTGGCTTTAGCGGCAGTGTTTGCCGTCAGTATTGCGATTGCCACGGAATCCCATTTAATTGGTTCCATTTGTTTCCCTGTTGGTTTTTCCATGCTTTATCTGATGGGGTTTGATTTGTTAACAGGCGTGTTTGTGTTAACACCATTGGCTTGGCTAGATAAACGTCCAGGCGTGACCTGGAATCAAATCCTGAGAAACTGGGGATTGGTGTTTTTGGGTAATTTTGCTGGCGCATTAACCGTGGCGGCGATGATGTCTTTTATTTTCACCTATGGCTACAACACAGATGGAGGTGCTATTGCGACCAAAGTAGCGGGCATTGGTGAAGCACGTACTTTAGGTTACGCAAAATATGGCATGGATGGCTGGTTTACCATTTTCATTCGCGGCATGTTATGTAACTGGATGGTCTCCATGGGCGTCGTAGGGGCCATGATCTCAACTTCAGTGAGTGGCAAAGTGATTGCCATGTGGATGCCTATTTTCCTCTTCTTCTTTATGGGGTTTGAGCACTCAGTCGTGAATATGTTCTTGTTTCCATTCGGTTTGATTATGGGCGGCAATTTTTCTATTGCTGACTACTTTATTTGGAATGAAATTCCAACTGCTTTAGGCAACATGGTGGGCGGTTTAGCCTTTACTGGTTTAACCCTTTATACAACCCATGTCAGAACAAAAGCAAAACGTACCCTTTAA
- the cynS gene encoding cyanase, with amino-acid sequence MTRNEVTELIITQKLKLNLTWKQLADAIGLSKEWTTAALMGQMTLSAEQASTIGSMLQLPPDAITQLQVVPYKGSLPTAVPTDPLIYRFYELISVYGTTFKALIHEEFGDGIMSAIDFNMEIKREADPKGDRVNITMSGKFLPYKSY; translated from the coding sequence ATGACACGCAATGAAGTCACCGAACTGATTATTACGCAAAAACTCAAATTGAATCTCACCTGGAAGCAATTGGCAGACGCGATTGGTCTGAGTAAAGAATGGACAACCGCGGCGCTCATGGGACAAATGACGCTCAGCGCAGAGCAAGCCAGCACCATAGGCAGCATGCTACAACTACCGCCTGACGCCATCACGCAATTACAAGTCGTGCCTTATAAGGGTTCATTGCCCACGGCTGTGCCAACGGACCCTTTAATTTATCGCTTTTATGAATTAATCAGTGTCTATGGCACCACGTTTAAGGCCTTGATTCACGAAGAGTTTGGTGACGGCATCATGAGTGCGATTGATTTCAATATGGAGATTAAACGCGAAGCTGATCCTAAAGGTGACCGTGTCAACATCACCATGAGCGGTAAGTTCCTGCCTTATAAATCCTATTAA
- a CDS encoding bifunctional protein-serine/threonine kinase/phosphatase: MQKQLIVDKGACSKAGRKQVNQDAEGGRVPEAPALSSKGAAFAIADGISSSDVSDQASRIAITRFLEDYYHTPIEWSVKSSVQHVLLAINSWLNAQTFRSPHRFDKNKGFVCTFSALVIKSRMVHIFHLGDTRVYRVRAGHLEQLTEDHRFWGEENRSYLARALGMSPHLEIDYTSHEVTVGDVYLLMSDGVYDHLKSDDILTLLNSETDLAQVSQQWVALAHERGSADNLTAIAVRLLQLPDHDVASLYQALSALPLPPALEEGKQFEGYHILRVLHQSHRSQVYLARDIPTGSQVVLKVPATDLAASAETLERFYLEEWIGRRIQHRHVLRPFASERQRQSLYSVMEYVPGQTLQQWMLDHPQPSLEMVRHIVEQLANALAAFHRLEMVYQDLQPANILIDEDGKITLIDFGAVSVAGLDEMYSHTQTWGLLGSVQYSAPEQFIGQPGSVQSDLFALGCITYQLLTGKLPYGTEVAKIKHGDDRLRLYYRDIRYEQPDFPAWMDQAIARAVHPYAEKRYPSLSEFVFDLRTPNPAFNRHSHPALLQRHPLAFWRGLSFLLACVVFVLLGMLANQQQAERANLEQAAQKQCDSTHRPLACQAK; this comes from the coding sequence ATGCAAAAGCAACTGATTGTCGATAAGGGTGCCTGCTCAAAGGCAGGACGCAAACAAGTCAATCAGGATGCCGAAGGTGGACGCGTTCCCGAAGCGCCTGCGCTGAGCAGCAAAGGCGCTGCCTTTGCCATTGCAGATGGCATCAGCAGCAGCGATGTCAGCGATCAAGCCAGCCGAATCGCCATCACGAGGTTTCTTGAGGACTATTACCACACCCCCATCGAATGGTCAGTCAAGTCTTCAGTGCAGCATGTGTTGCTGGCGATTAATTCATGGCTAAATGCACAGACTTTCCGCAGCCCACATCGTTTTGATAAAAACAAAGGGTTTGTTTGTACATTTAGTGCGCTGGTTATTAAGTCGCGCATGGTGCATATTTTTCACCTGGGCGACACCCGCGTTTACCGTGTCAGAGCTGGTCATTTAGAGCAACTGACAGAAGACCATCGCTTCTGGGGCGAGGAAAATCGCAGTTACCTGGCACGTGCCCTGGGCATGAGCCCGCATCTGGAAATTGACTATACAAGCCATGAAGTAACAGTCGGTGACGTCTATCTATTGATGTCTGATGGTGTCTATGATCACTTAAAAAGTGATGACATCCTGACACTGCTTAACTCAGAGACTGACTTGGCCCAGGTGAGCCAGCAATGGGTGGCGCTGGCACACGAGCGCGGCAGTGCCGACAACCTGACCGCCATCGCCGTCCGCTTGCTACAACTGCCCGACCATGATGTGGCATCGCTGTATCAGGCCTTAAGCGCTTTGCCACTGCCCCCTGCCCTTGAAGAAGGTAAGCAGTTTGAGGGTTACCATATCCTGCGTGTACTGCATCAAAGTCACCGCAGTCAGGTCTACCTTGCCCGCGACATACCCACGGGCAGTCAGGTCGTGCTGAAAGTGCCGGCCACGGATTTAGCGGCCTCTGCCGAAACGCTGGAAAGATTTTATCTGGAGGAGTGGATCGGCCGCCGCATCCAGCACCGGCATGTGTTGCGCCCTTTCGCTTCTGAAAGACAGCGGCAGTCTCTTTACAGTGTGATGGAGTATGTGCCAGGGCAGACCCTGCAGCAGTGGATGCTGGATCATCCGCAACCCTCGCTGGAGATGGTCAGGCACATTGTAGAGCAGCTTGCCAATGCACTAGCAGCGTTTCATCGTCTGGAAATGGTCTACCAGGACCTGCAACCGGCCAACATCCTGATTGATGAGGATGGCAAAATCACGCTGATCGACTTTGGTGCAGTCAGCGTGGCAGGATTGGATGAAATGTACAGCCACACACAGACATGGGGGCTGTTGGGCAGCGTGCAATATTCTGCGCCAGAGCAGTTTATCGGCCAGCCTGGCAGTGTGCAAAGTGATTTATTTGCATTGGGATGTATTACCTATCAGTTACTGACCGGAAAACTGCCCTATGGCACCGAGGTCGCCAAAATTAAGCACGGTGATGACCGCTTGCGTTTGTATTACCGCGATATCCGCTACGAACAACCGGATTTTCCGGCCTGGATGGATCAGGCCATTGCACGCGCTGTACACCCCTATGCGGAAAAACGCTACCCCAGCCTGTCTGAGTTCGTGTTCGACTTACGTACACCCAACCCTGCATTTAACCGCCACAGCCATCCTGCGTTGCTGCAAAGACATCCACTGGCGTTCTGGCGCGGCTTGAGTTTTTTGCTGGCCTGCGTGGTTTTTGTGCTGTTGGGCATGCTGGCCAACCAGCAGCAGGCCGAGCGCGCCAATCTTGAGCAAGCCGCACAAAAGCAGTGCGATTCAACCCACCGCCCGCTTGCCTGCCAAGCCAAATAA
- a CDS encoding CmpA/NrtA family ABC transporter substrate-binding protein: MSSFDKKTAVETTVVQATSVDQTRRQFFRQAIAGAVGAAAMMNMVPPVIRSQAWAAGSDAPEITEVKVGFIPLTDCAPIIVAAQMGFDKKYGIKIVPSKEASWAGVRDKLANGELHAAHVLYGLIYGVQMGIGGQQKDMSILMTLNHNGQGITLANQLKEKGVTSGGTLKRLLDNENRDFTFAQTFPTGTHAMWLYYWLANYGINPMQDVKTIVVPPPQMVANMRIGNMDGYCVGEPWNARAIYDKVGYTVATTQDIWVDHPEKVLGTTADFIAKNPNTALALTKAILEASRYIDATKNRAEVAKLISGKAYVNAPEEVIEGRFLGHYDNGIGKKWEDPNYMKFFNDGKVSFPYLSDGMWFLTQHKRWGLLKSDPDYLGIAKKVNRIDIYTEAAKSLGISVPTDVMRSSKLIDGVVWDGKDPKAYANSFKVKA, encoded by the coding sequence ATGAGTAGTTTTGACAAGAAAACCGCAGTCGAGACGACTGTCGTTCAGGCCACATCCGTAGACCAAACGCGCCGCCAATTTTTCCGCCAAGCCATTGCGGGCGCTGTCGGTGCTGCCGCAATGATGAACATGGTGCCGCCTGTCATTCGCAGCCAGGCTTGGGCCGCAGGCTCTGATGCGCCAGAAATCACAGAAGTCAAAGTGGGCTTTATTCCATTGACTGACTGTGCACCGATTATCGTCGCCGCCCAGATGGGTTTTGATAAAAAATACGGCATCAAGATTGTCCCTTCCAAAGAAGCCTCCTGGGCTGGCGTACGTGACAAGCTGGCGAATGGTGAGTTGCACGCTGCCCACGTGTTATACGGCCTGATTTATGGGGTGCAGATGGGTATCGGTGGTCAGCAAAAAGACATGAGTATCCTGATGACGCTGAACCATAACGGCCAGGGCATCACACTGGCAAACCAGCTCAAGGAAAAAGGCGTGACCAGCGGCGGCACATTAAAACGCCTGCTCGATAACGAAAACCGTGACTTTACCTTTGCCCAGACCTTCCCGACAGGCACGCACGCCATGTGGCTGTATTACTGGCTGGCCAACTATGGTATTAACCCGATGCAGGACGTAAAAACCATCGTGGTGCCTCCGCCACAAATGGTGGCAAACATGCGTATTGGCAATATGGACGGTTACTGCGTGGGCGAACCCTGGAATGCGCGTGCCATTTATGACAAGGTCGGCTACACCGTGGCCACCACACAAGATATCTGGGTAGACCACCCTGAAAAAGTCCTGGGTACGACTGCTGACTTTATTGCCAAAAACCCCAACACGGCCCTGGCGCTCACCAAGGCCATCCTCGAAGCTTCGCGCTATATCGACGCGACCAAGAACCGCGCTGAAGTGGCCAAACTGATTTCCGGCAAAGCCTACGTCAACGCACCGGAAGAAGTGATTGAAGGCCGCTTCCTCGGCCACTACGACAATGGCATCGGCAAAAAATGGGAAGACCCAAACTACATGAAGTTCTTTAACGATGGCAAGGTCAGCTTCCCTTACCTGTCTGACGGCATGTGGTTCCTCACCCAGCATAAACGTTGGGGCTTGCTGAAGTCCGATCCTGACTACCTGGGCATCGCCAAAAAAGTGAACCGTATTGATATCTACACTGAAGCTGCTAAATCACTGGGCATTAGCGTACCGACAGACGTCATGCGTAGCAGCAAGCTGATCGATGGCGTGGTGTGGGATGGCAAGGATCCTAAAGCCTACGCCAACAGTTTCAAGGTTAAAGCTTAA
- the ntrB gene encoding nitrate ABC transporter permease, with the protein MSVVSFNKEKTMQTSEPTVKTVPAKPVVAVVKPLSTTATAAAPLLQKRGAWAATAKRVFEWLLPPVTGLLIFAAIWATVSALTQGLPGPVKTWQSAVELFSDPFYINNPNDMGIGWNILNSLKRVATGFALAAVVGIPMGFVIGRYAFMSRMAAPIISLLKPVSPLAWLPIGLLVFKAANPAAIWVIFITAVWPMIINTAVGVSKVPQDYMNVAKVLNLSEWKIVTKILLPYVMPYMMTGVRLSIGAAWLVIVAAEMLTGGVGIGFWVWDEWNNLNVEHIIIAIFIVGIVGLLLEQCLVLVAKRYSYE; encoded by the coding sequence ATGAGTGTCGTCAGCTTTAACAAGGAAAAGACTATGCAAACAAGCGAGCCAACTGTGAAAACAGTGCCTGCTAAACCAGTTGTTGCTGTGGTTAAACCTCTCTCAACCACAGCGACAGCAGCCGCCCCGCTTTTGCAGAAACGTGGAGCATGGGCGGCAACCGCCAAACGCGTATTTGAATGGCTGTTGCCGCCTGTGACTGGCTTGCTGATATTTGCTGCCATCTGGGCCACGGTGTCTGCGCTCACACAAGGCTTGCCGGGCCCAGTCAAGACCTGGCAATCAGCCGTTGAGTTGTTCAGTGATCCGTTTTACATCAACAACCCGAATGATATGGGCATCGGCTGGAACATCCTTAACTCACTCAAACGGGTCGCCACCGGTTTTGCTTTGGCAGCCGTTGTCGGTATCCCGATGGGGTTTGTGATAGGCCGTTATGCGTTTATGTCGAGAATGGCTGCGCCTATCATCAGCTTGCTGAAACCAGTCTCGCCACTGGCCTGGTTACCGATTGGCCTGCTTGTTTTCAAGGCAGCTAACCCTGCTGCGATCTGGGTTATTTTCATCACTGCCGTGTGGCCCATGATCATCAACACTGCCGTCGGTGTCAGCAAGGTGCCACAAGACTATATGAATGTCGCCAAGGTGCTCAATTTATCTGAGTGGAAAATCGTCACCAAAATCCTGTTGCCATACGTGATGCCTTACATGATGACGGGCGTACGTCTCTCCATCGGTGCAGCCTGGCTGGTGATTGTGGCAGCAGAAATGCTGACTGGCGGCGTGGGCATCGGCTTCTGGGTGTGGGATGAGTGGAACAACCTCAATGTTGAACACATCATCATCGCCATCTTTATTGTCGGTATTGTCGGCCTGCTGTTGGAACAATGCCTGGTGCTGGTGGCAAAACGCTACAGCTACGAATAA